In one Neobacillus sp. CF12 genomic region, the following are encoded:
- a CDS encoding DUF502 domain-containing protein has protein sequence MKTLLKSFVNGILTIVPIILVIFVIYKTFLFLDGLLGNTLRPYFQEDYIPGIGLLTTIVLITLLGWLSTKFITGSIIKLIDKWLEKIPVVKTIYSVIKDTTQSFLGEKKSFSKVALVVIPGTEMRSMGFITSEQLEDFYSPLKDHVAVYIPQTFQVAGFTFLIPKEQVEIIDVKPEDAMKFILSGGMTTTSKAKG, from the coding sequence ATGAAAACTCTCTTGAAAAGCTTTGTTAACGGTATTTTGACGATTGTGCCCATTATTCTCGTAATCTTTGTTATTTACAAAACGTTTCTGTTCCTCGATGGACTGCTCGGAAACACATTAAGGCCATATTTTCAGGAAGATTACATTCCTGGTATCGGATTACTAACGACAATTGTATTAATTACTCTTTTAGGCTGGTTATCTACAAAATTTATTACTGGCAGCATTATCAAACTTATTGATAAATGGCTAGAAAAGATTCCTGTTGTAAAAACCATCTATTCTGTTATTAAAGATACTACTCAATCCTTCTTGGGTGAAAAGAAGTCTTTTTCAAAAGTGGCGTTGGTGGTTATTCCCGGAACTGAAATGAGGAGTATGGGGTTTATTACTTCTGAACAGTTGGAGGATTTTTATAGCCCTCTCAAGGACCATGTGGCCGTCTATATTCCGCAAACCTTTCAGGTTGCCGGATTTACTTTTTTAATTCCGAAAGAACAAGTTGAGATTATTGATGTTAAGCCTGAGGATGCCATGAAATTTATTCTTTCAGGTGGAATGACTACCACTTCCAAAGCCAAAGGATAG
- the rsgA gene encoding ribosome small subunit-dependent GTPase A — protein sequence MIIGRVALEHKHMYRVWTEHGDLLCEVSGKFNFEAVSREDYPAVGDWVVLKPRVEEGKGTIYSVMPRFSKFSRKSAGRTAEEQIVAANVDTVFLVNSLNDDLNLRRIERYLLLTWESGANPVIVLSKADLCENIEEKIADVEAIAFGGVPVIAISAELKSGLEKLDAFLQPGKTIALLGSSGVGKSTLTNLLLGEEKQVVKEIREGDDKGRHTTTHREMIQLPNGSVLIDTPGMREIQLWESADGLTETFSDIDALGELCRFRDCKHKDEPGCAVLEAIEEGTLAAGRLTSYNKLQKELAYIERKADKRAQTEEQKKWKNITKQTRQKKKIK from the coding sequence ATGATTATCGGCCGTGTGGCCTTAGAGCATAAGCATATGTATCGTGTCTGGACGGAGCATGGTGACTTACTTTGTGAGGTATCAGGGAAGTTTAACTTTGAAGCGGTAAGTCGTGAGGATTATCCTGCGGTTGGAGACTGGGTGGTGCTGAAACCTCGGGTGGAGGAAGGAAAAGGGACCATTTATTCAGTCATGCCGCGCTTTAGTAAATTTTCTCGTAAATCGGCAGGGAGAACTGCTGAAGAGCAAATAGTTGCCGCAAACGTCGATACGGTTTTCCTTGTTAACTCACTGAATGATGACCTTAACTTACGAAGAATTGAACGCTATTTGTTGTTAACATGGGAAAGCGGTGCGAATCCTGTTATCGTCTTGAGCAAGGCAGATTTGTGTGAAAATATTGAAGAGAAAATTGCTGATGTTGAAGCCATCGCCTTTGGTGGAGTACCGGTGATTGCGATTAGTGCGGAACTGAAGAGTGGACTTGAAAAGCTTGATGCTTTTTTACAGCCTGGTAAAACTATCGCATTATTGGGTTCATCGGGAGTAGGGAAGTCCACCTTAACGAATTTGTTATTGGGTGAGGAAAAACAAGTGGTCAAGGAGATTCGTGAAGGCGATGACAAAGGCCGTCACACGACCACCCATCGTGAAATGATACAACTTCCTAATGGCAGTGTCCTGATTGACACTCCAGGGATGAGGGAAATCCAGCTTTGGGAAAGTGCAGATGGTTTAACTGAAACGTTCTCCGATATTGATGCGTTAGGTGAACTGTGTCGTTTCCGAGACTGTAAGCATAAGGATGAACCAGGTTGCGCTGTATTGGAGGCAATTGAAGAAGGTACCTTGGCAGCAGGGCGATTAACCAGTTATAACAAGTTGCAAAAAGAACTTGCCTATATCGAAAGAAAAGCCGACAAACGAGCCCAAACCGAAGAACAGAAAAAGTGGAAGAACATCACGAAACAAACGCGTCAAAAAAAGAAAATTAAGTAG
- a CDS encoding DUF4397 domain-containing protein: MSENRSHSDYLQRAAMYDLMAHNFKYSNPNLHMHYYLKHLKYMNKAMQMRNIQQTQGEGRLRFLHTSPDAPDVDIYINGQMQVKRLPFRMASNYLTLKPGKYHIDIYPTGNSVDSVLNKRITVEPGKTYTLATIDSVKKMRLLPYLNQPEVPANESKIRFLHLSPDTGALDIAVKDRDVVFPNVSYKQATDYLGIMPMTVDLEVREAGTKNVVLPMPKAQFRPNETYTVVLIGLTKEEPAFQAMILKD, from the coding sequence ATGTCTGAAAATAGAAGTCATTCTGATTATCTTCAAAGAGCCGCGATGTACGATTTGATGGCTCACAATTTTAAATACTCTAATCCAAACTTACACATGCACTACTATCTGAAACATCTAAAATATATGAACAAAGCCATGCAGATGCGTAACATCCAACAAACTCAAGGCGAAGGAAGGCTCCGGTTCCTTCACACCTCACCTGATGCCCCCGATGTTGACATTTATATCAACGGTCAGATGCAAGTGAAACGCCTCCCATTCAGAATGGCAAGCAATTATTTAACCTTGAAGCCTGGAAAGTATCATATTGATATTTACCCAACAGGAAACTCGGTGGATAGTGTACTCAATAAAAGGATTACTGTTGAACCAGGAAAAACATATACACTTGCTACGATCGACTCTGTAAAAAAAATGCGTCTGCTTCCTTACCTTAATCAACCAGAAGTGCCTGCTAATGAATCGAAAATTCGTTTTCTGCATTTATCGCCTGATACAGGTGCCCTAGATATTGCAGTTAAAGACCGGGATGTAGTCTTTCCGAATGTTTCCTACAAACAAGCAACTGACTATTTAGGAATAATGCCGATGACAGTGGATTTAGAGGTCCGGGAAGCTGGAACGAAAAACGTCGTCCTCCCCATGCCAAAAGCCCAGTTTCGTCCAAACGAAACCTATACGGTTGTATTAATTGGTCTAACAAAAGAGGAACCTGCATTTCAAGCAATGATTTTAAAGGATTAA
- a CDS encoding YpmS family protein, producing MKNKWKTGFFLLVGFNVLIGIILLSLILVPADKNEKIQQTVPDNKNVSFQVKSNKADLNVLINQYIKKEAADSPIEYSIQLQDEVELYGTLQFFSQEVDLKLTFVPEALDNGDLVLKQRSISVGSLPLPVSYVLKFIKENYKLPNGVDIQPNDKMIHVHMQQLKLKSDVKIKVNRFDLVKDDIAFTILVPVE from the coding sequence ATGAAAAATAAATGGAAAACGGGATTCTTTCTTTTAGTAGGGTTCAATGTTTTAATTGGTATCATTCTTTTATCATTAATTCTAGTTCCGGCCGATAAGAATGAAAAAATTCAACAAACTGTACCAGACAACAAGAATGTTTCTTTCCAAGTTAAATCGAATAAAGCAGACCTAAACGTATTAATAAATCAGTATATAAAAAAAGAAGCGGCAGATTCACCGATTGAATACAGTATTCAACTGCAGGATGAAGTTGAATTATACGGTACATTACAATTCTTCAGCCAAGAGGTAGATTTGAAGCTTACCTTTGTACCAGAAGCGTTAGACAACGGTGATTTAGTTCTAAAACAGAGGTCGATTTCGGTCGGCAGCCTGCCTTTACCCGTATCATATGTGCTTAAATTTATCAAAGAAAATTACAAGCTCCCAAATGGGGTAGATATCCAGCCAAATGACAAAATGATACATGTACACATGCAGCAATTAAAGCTAAAGAGTGATGTGAAAATAAAGGTAAATAGGTTTGATTTAGTAAAAGATGATATTGCATTTACTATACTCGTACCTGTTGAATAA
- the msrA gene encoding peptide-methionine (S)-S-oxide reductase MsrA, whose protein sequence is MEKNKQLATFAGGCFWCMVKPFDEQPGIISVMSGYTGGHVENPTYEQVCSESTGHYEAVQITFNPEIFPYERLLELYWQQIDPTDPGGQFHDRGQSYQTAIFYHNEKQKELAEQSKQALQDSGRFTKPIVTPIIPAKTFYPAEEYHQHYYKKNQAHYQRYHVGSGRAGFIQSHWRENNEK, encoded by the coding sequence ATGGAAAAGAATAAACAACTTGCTACGTTTGCTGGTGGCTGTTTTTGGTGTATGGTGAAGCCGTTTGATGAGCAGCCTGGAATTATTAGTGTTATGTCTGGATATACAGGCGGACACGTCGAGAATCCTACATATGAACAGGTTTGTTCGGAATCAACAGGGCATTATGAAGCTGTTCAAATCACCTTTAATCCAGAAATTTTTCCATATGAAAGACTGCTTGAACTTTATTGGCAGCAAATCGACCCAACGGATCCTGGCGGGCAATTCCACGACCGAGGACAGTCCTATCAAACTGCGATCTTTTACCATAATGAAAAACAAAAAGAGCTTGCTGAACAATCAAAGCAGGCTTTACAGGATAGCGGTCGTTTCACGAAACCAATCGTAACGCCGATAATACCAGCAAAGACATTCTATCCAGCCGAAGAGTACCACCAGCATTACTATAAGAAAAATCAAGCACATTATCAAAGATACCATGTCGGTTCAGGAAGAGCCGGTTTTATTCAGTCACATTGGAGGGAGAATAATGAAAAATAA
- the msrB gene encoding peptide-methionine (R)-S-oxide reductase MsrB, producing the protein MKNKDQLKKELSPIQYEVTQNNGTEPPFRNEYWNETRDGIYVDIVSGKPLFSSLDKYDAGCGWPSFTKPIVEEEVLEKEDRSHFMVRTEVRSKTSDSHLGHVFDDGPGPNGLRYCINSAALRFIAKEELDEQGYGAYKKLFDEN; encoded by the coding sequence ATGAAAAATAAGGATCAATTAAAGAAAGAATTATCACCGATACAGTATGAAGTAACACAAAATAACGGGACAGAGCCACCATTTCGAAATGAATATTGGAACGAGACGAGAGACGGAATTTATGTAGATATCGTTTCCGGCAAACCGTTGTTTAGCTCTCTTGATAAATATGATGCAGGCTGCGGTTGGCCAAGTTTCACCAAGCCAATTGTAGAGGAAGAAGTATTAGAAAAAGAAGATCGTAGTCATTTCATGGTTCGAACGGAAGTCAGAAGTAAAACCTCTGATTCCCATTTGGGTCACGTTTTCGATGATGGTCCAGGTCCAAATGGTCTGCGATACTGCATTAATTCTGCAGCTTTACGCTTTATAGCTAAAGAAGAATTGGATGAGCAAGGATACGGAGCCTATAAAAAGCTCTTTGACGAAAATTAA